The Micromonospora sp. NBC_00421 DNA window CGGGCGAAGCCGGCCTGGTCGACCTCGGCGTCCGGCGCGGTGTCGAAGTCCCGCCATACGGCCAGCACCCGGGGGGCGGTCTCGGCCAGCTCGCCGCCGGCCGCGTCGACAAGCAGCGCCCGTGGCGGCGGCGGCGCGTCCGTCGCGGCCCGCCGCACCACCCACAGGTGCAGCGGCACACCGTGCGACGCGGCCACCCCCGGCGCAAGCGCGATCACCGCGCGCAGGTGGCCCCGGCGCAGCAGTTCGCTGCGGATACGCTTGCCGGCGCGGCGGCTGGCCACCGTGGGCGGCATCAGCAGCACCGCGTGCCCGCCGACCCGCAGGTGGGCGAGGGCGTGCTGCACCCAGGCCAGCTCCGGTTCGGTACGCGGGGTGGTGCCGACGATCCAGCGGGGATCGTGGCCCAGCTCGTCGTCGCCCCAGTTGGCGACGCCGAACGGCGGGTGGCAGACGACGGCGTCGACCGGCTGGCCGGCGAACGCGTCGGCGCGCAGCGAGTCACCGGTGCGCACCTCGCCGGGCACGTCCCGCAGGGCCAACCACAGTCCGGCGAGCGCGGCGAGGTCCGCGTCGATCTCCTGCCCGTAGGCGGCGGTGCAGCCCGCGCGGGCGGCGGCCCGCAGGGTGGCCCCGGAGCCGACGGCCGGGTCGAGCACGGTGCCGCCGCCCGCTGCGGCGAGCCCGACCATCAGGTCGGCCAGGTCGTCGGGGGTGGCGAGGGGCCGACCGGGACCGGGGCCGGAGAACCGCCGCCACAACTCGTCGAAGGCGTCCGGCGCACCCCGCTCGTCGGCGAGCGCGTCCACGTCGGCCAGCAGCGCGGCGGGCAACGAACCGGCGGCCGGCAGTGCGGTGGGCAACGAACCGGCGGGCAGCGCCGTACCGGGCTGCGAGCCGGCGGGAGGTGCGGTGGTGTCCTGGGGAGGGTGGTCGCGGTGGCGGGCGAGCAGTCTCGCGCCGACGGCGACGAGGGCGGCGGCCGGCGACTCGCCGGCCGCCGCGAGGTGCCGCCAGAGCCGGTCGGCGGTGTCGAGCTCGGGCAGCTTGCCCTGGTCGCGGAGCCACTGCTCGACCTGGCCCAGGTCGAACTCGGGGCTGGCCGCCGAGCCACCCACCGGGGCGGGGAAGTCGGCGTGCCGTTTGCGCCAGTTGCTGACGGCGGCCCGGCCGACCCCGGCGAGCCGGGCGATCTCCGCTGCCGTCATGGTCGGTGTCTCCTGCATTTTCGTAGTGTGCCACAGCCGTCAAGCATCGCGTCTGTTGACAGCGTTCACGTGTGATGTTCTCATGTACACCGCAACGGAGCCACTGCGAGGAGATCGAGATGCGGCACACGCAGCACCACCTGACGACCGGATCGTCGACCCGCCCGGGTGCGCGGGAGGACTCCCGGCGACCCGGGAACACCCAGCCTCCGCTGTTCGAGCACCCGGTGCCCGCCCCACCACCGGGGACCTACCCGACGACCGTCCACCGGCTCCGGGTCGACCCGACGGCCGCCGGGCTGACCCGGGCGCTGAACCGCCAGTACCTGATGGACAGCGGCTTCCCGGTCAACACCCGGCAGGTCGCCGGCGCACCGGCGCTGCTCGTGCACGGCACCGTGCCCCGCCCCCGCGCCGACTGGTGCGACGTGCTCACCCGCCTCACCGGCCGCGAGGTCGAGCTCGGCTACGGCAGCGGCGGCGGCGCGCTCCTGCTGGCCGTCGACGACCGGGCGTACGCCCTCACCTACGGCACGCTGGGCCGACACCTGATCGAGCAGACGGTCGTCGACCCGACGTTCGGGGTCTCCTTCGCCGTACGCGCACTGCTGTCCAGCGAGATCCGCCAGGTCAGGCGACGGATGGTTGGCATCGCCGGTCGGGTGGACCGCAGCCTCGTCCCGGCCGGTCAACCCATCCGCAAGTTCGGCATCGACAAGTGGGGCGAGATCGTCGGCCAGCTCTGCGGCCCGACCGACAACCCGAACCTGACCGTGTGCCGCCGCACCGGCCGGCCCACCCGCATCGAGGGCGGCGACGCGCTGCGCATCCACCTCGCCGTGGAGCCCGCCGGGCTGCTCGCCGACCTGCGGGAGATCGACCGGGTCTGCCGGCAGGAGTCGCCCCTGGCCGACCTGGAGTTCGTCACCCAGATCCGACCGGTCTCCCCCCGGGATCCCCGACTGCCCGCGCTGACCGCCGCGCTGGACGCCCGGCTCGGCGAGTCGGAGCCGGCGCAGCTCGGGGTGGCCGTTCCCGGCGACCTCGTCGCCGACATCGAGGCCGTGCGGTCGTACCGGATCCAGGTCCCGAAGTCCGGCCGACGGTCCGCCCTGGTCACCGAGCTGGACCTGCCCGCCGTCCTGGCCCACACCCGGCGGGCGGCGGAGGCTGACCGGTGGGCCGGGCTCCAGAAGGGACGGATCACCCTCTGCGCCGACACGGGTGGCACCGAGGAACTGCTCTCGACGCCGGTCGCCCGCTGGATCACCGCCGAGGTGTCGGTCGGCGCGGGCCACCTGCTGCTGCACGAAGGCGGCTGGTACGAGATCGGCGACCGGCACCGCGAGTTCCTGCGCCAGGAGATCGCGGAGATCCTGAGCCGCCCCAGTGGCATCAGCCTGCCGCCGTGGACGCCCGACCTGCCCGACGAGGACGCCTACAACCGGGCCGTCGCCGACCGCGATCCCCGCCTGGTGCTGCTCGACAAGAAGCTGCTGCGCACGGCCCAGCACCGGCGCGGCATCGAGGCCTGCGACCTGCTCGGCCCGCACGGCGAGCTGATCCACGTCAAGCGCGCCTCGGGCAGCTCCCCACTGAGCCATCTCTTCGCCCAGGGCGCCGCCTCGGTGGATGCCCTGCGCTACGAGGCGGACGCCCGGGAGCAGTTCGCCGAGCTGGTCCGGCGGCAGCCCAACGGCCGGGAGATCGGCGCGGACTTCCGGCCCCGCAAGGTGATCTATGCGATCGCCCTGGGCAGCGGTCGACCGGTCACCGTCGGCACCCTGTTCACCTTCGCCCAGGTGGCGCTCTACCGGGCGGTGAAGGCGCTGCGCGCCGAGGACGTCGACGTCGAGGTCGTCGGCATCCCCGCCGCCTGAACCACCCCGATCCCCCAGCCCTACGTCAGGAGACGTGTCATGTGTTCCTTTACCCCACTTCCCCACACCACGCTGCGCAGCCCCGCACGGTTCATCGGTCCCGGCCCGGGGCGGTCAGCGCAGCGCGGTGCCGGCGGCGGCCCGGACGGCTGCCGTCAGCGCCGCCAACGCCGTCGACTCCAGCCGCCAGCACTGCCAGTACAACGGCACGTCGAGGTGGTGGCCGGCGACCAGGTCGACGAGGCGACCGGCGGCCAGGTCGGGGCGCGCGACGGCCTCGGGGAGCAGGCCCCAGCCGAGGCCGAGCCGGATCGCCTGGGTGAAGCTGGCAGTCCCCGGCACGAAGTGCGTCGGCGGGTCGACGTCGCGCCGGGTGAGCCTCCGGGCGAAGCGGTGTTGCAGGTCGTCCTTGCGGTCGAAGCGGATCATCGTCGCGGTCGGGAGCACCGCCGCGGGGTCGCGGCCGGCGAAGCGTGCGGCGTGCAGGGCGGGCGCGGCGACGGCGAGGTACCGCATCGCGCCGAGGCGCAGGACCCGGCAGCCCTGCACGGCGGTGCGTTCGGTGGTGACCGCTGCCATCACGGTGCCGTCGCGCAGCAGGTGCGCGGTGTGCGCCTCGTCGTCGGTACGCAGGTCGACCAGCACGTCAGGCACGGCGGTCAGCGCCGGCAGGAACCAGCCGGCGAGGGAGTCGGCGTTGACCACGACGGCGACCCGGGTACGGGTGCCGTCGCCCAGCGTGCCGCGTGCCGCGTCGAGGGCCTCCTGTTCCAGCAGCGCCACCTGTCCGCCGAGGCGTACCAGCGGGGTGCCGGCGGCGGTCGGCACACACGGCCGGGTGCGGCGCACGAGCACCTGCCCGACGGCCTGCTCCAACGCCTTGATGCGCTGGCTGACCGCCGACGGGGTGACGCGCAGCGCCCGCGCGGCGGCGTCGAAGCTGCCGTGCGTGACGACGGCCTGGAACGTCTCCAGCTGGACCGGGTCGAGCGGCATAAGCGATTCTAACGCTAGTGAAGAAACTTTAGCTGGAGCGCAGGAGCCCGTCACCCTAGCCTGGCCGCCATGGGTTCCGTGCTCGCCGGCTTCGGCTTCTCCCTCGCGCTGATCGTCGCCATCGGGGCGCAGAACGCCTTCGTGCTGCGCCAGGGGCTGCGCAGGGAGCACGTGCTGCCGGTGGTGGCGATCTGCGTGGCCGCCGACGCGACCCTGATGACCGCCGGCATCGCCGGCCTGGGGGCCGCGCTGACCGCGACGCCGGCCGTCCTGGTCGCCGTCCGCTGGGGCGGCGTCGCCTTCCTGCTCGGGTACGCGGTGCTGGCCGCCCGCCGGGCCGTGCGTCCCGCCGCCCTCACCCCGCTGGACCGTCCCCCTGCCACGCTGCGCGCGACGTTGCTGGCCTGCCTGGCGTTCACGTTCCTCAACCCGCACGTCTACCTCGACACCGTGGTGCTGCTCGGCACGGTCGCCCACCAGGACCCGAACCGGTGGGCGTTCGGGGTCGGCGCGGCGACGGCCAGCCTGACCTGGTTCACCGGGTTGGGTCTCGGCGCCCGCCGGCTGGGGCCGCTGCTCGCCCGCCCGGCGGCATGGCAGGTCGTCGACGGGACGATCGCCGTGATCATGGTGGCCGTCGCCGCCTCGGTGGCCGTGGGCTGAGCCGCGAGAACGGCGGCGAAGTAGGTGAGCCGTGCTGTTGAAGTCCGTCGCCCTCGCCGCGTCCGTCGCCGGCGTGCTGGCCACCGCCCCCGCCGCCCCGGCGGCAGCAGCCCAGACCTCGTCCTGGCCGGCCGGGAACTGCCCGCAGGGCTTGTTCTGCATCTGGCCCAACTGGAACCACCCGCCGGAAGGACCCACAGCGACCCCGTTGCTGGTGACCAGCAGCGAATGGACCGGCAACGTGCCGGCGTTCAACTTCTTCAACTACACCTCCCGCAAGGCCGAGATCACCTGGGCCTACAACTACCTCGGGACGCCTCTCACCGGCACGCTGTGCGCTCTTCCCGGCGAGGGAGGGGACCTGTACGTGCCGATGTTCGCGACGAAGGTGAGTTGGCAGACGCACAACTGCTGAGCCCCCACCGATCAGGACTTCCGACCGCAGGACGTCCCGGTCGACGACGCCGGACAGCTGCGGGCCGGGACGGCAGACCCCGCCCCTGGGATGGACGCGTGGACCGTAGGATCGACACCCTTCGACCGACGCTCCACTCAGGAGGGAAGTCCGCCATGACGGGTCCACTCGCCCGGGTCCTCACCTCGGCCTGCCTGGCACTGGCCACCGCCGGCGTCGCAGTGCTCGCGGTCGCGGGCACCACCGCCGTCGTGGCCGCCCCGGCCCGGGCCGCCGGCCCCCGACCGCACTTCCAGATGCCTGTGGGATGCGGCGAGACCTGGCGGATGGCCACCTACTACGGCCATGACGACTACGACATCGACCTGACCTTCACCGGCGGGGCCAGCAACGGCCGACCGGTGCTCGCCTCCTACGGCGGCACCGTCACGTTCGCCGGCTGGGGCAGCAGCGGCGGCTGGTACGTGGTCATCGAGCACGGCGGCGGCTGGCGGACGCTCTACCTGCACATGATCGAGACGCCCATGGTCGCCGCCGGGCAGTGGGTGTCGACCGGCCAGCAGCTCGGCCGGGTCGGCAGCACCGGCAACTCCACCGGCCCGCACCTGCACTACGAGCAGGTTCGCGACGGCGTCAAGACCGAGTCGTACTTCGACGGGGTGCCCTCCGGCATCACCTCCGACGGCAGCCCGTCCACCGGCCCGCTCTACATCGCCGGCCCCACCTCACCGGCCCGGAACATGACCAGCCGCAACTGCGGCCAGCCCGCCAACCGCCAGGTGTACGAGTCCGGCAGCCACAGCGGTTGGCAGATGCTGCCGGTCAACAGCATCACCGGCTCGGCCACCGCGTCGATGGTCGTCGACGGCAACAAGCTGCTCTACACGGTCAACGACGGCCGGGTGTACGAGGCGTCCAGCGACACCGGGTGGCGCAACCTCTGGACCGGCATCTCCGGCGTCAGCAACAGCGCCCTCGCCGTGATCAGCGTCGACGGGGTGAAGTACGTCTACACCGTGATCGGCGGCTGGGTGCACGAGGCGTCCAGCGCCAACGGCTGGCGCAACCTGAACACCGGCATCTCCGGGGTCAGCAGCAACGCCCTCGCCGCGATCAACCTCAACGGCGTGAAGATCATCTACACCGTGGTCGGCGGAACGGTGCACGAGGCGGCCAGCAACAACGGCTGGCGCAACCTCAACTCGGGCATCTCCGGGGTCAGCGCCAACGCCCTGGCCGCGCTCACCGTCGACGGGGTGAAGTACGTCTACACCGTGATCGGCGGCTGGGTGCACGAGGCGTCCAGCGCCAACGGCTGGCGCAACCTGAACACCGGCATCTCCGGGGTCAGCACCGACGCCCTCGCCGCGATCGCCTTCAACGGGGTGAAGATCGTCTACACGGTGGTCGGCGGGATGGTGCACGAGGCGGCCAGCAACGCCGGCTGGCGCAACCTCAACTACGGTGTCCGTGGCACCGCCGTCTCGGCGACGAGCATCAGCGGCGTGAAGGTCCTCTACACCGCCTGACGATCACGCCGACCCGCCAGGCCTTCCCGCACGCACGGTAGGAGGCCCGCTGCCCGCCGCCCACCCACCCGAGCAGGGCCGGGGCGATCCGACGCACCGGAATGTCCCACCATTGACCATTCGTAATGCTCACTGTCAGCAATGACGGTGGCCGCCGATCCGCCTCAACGGGTGCTAAGTCGACGACCGACGCCGAGCGGATGGTTGACGGCCCGCATCCCGGCGGCAATCATGTTGTTCACTGGATTCCCGGCCCGCGCAAATGTCGGATCTGGTGGTTCTTTCGGCGTTTCGACGCGGTTGCCCGCGAGGTGGAAGCCTCGCGCGCAATTCCTATCGACTCAGTCGGAAAACCGCCGCAGGCAGTCAGGAGCACACCGGTGAACGGGAACGACGAATGTCCCGCACCGACCCGAACCGAAATCGGGTCGCACGGCGTTGAGCTGCACGAACAACTCGCCCTCCGGGGCGGTGCACCGATCCGGCGCACCCCGTGGCCCACCTACGACAAGGGCGCGGTGCACGTCTGCCGGGAGGACGAGGAAGCGGCGATGCGGGCCATCCGCAGTCACCTCTACTTCCGCTACGACCACCGTAACGAGTCGGAAACGGAGTGCGGGCAGTTCGAGGCCGAATTGTGCCGCTATTTCGGCACCCGGCACGCACTCGCGGTTTCCAGTGGCACCGCCGCGCTCGCGCTGGCCATCATGGGTGCGGCCGTTCCCCCCGGCGCATTGGTGGCCTGCCCGGGATTCACCTTCGTCGCCACGCCCAGCGCCATTGTGTTGGCCGGTTGCCGCCCATTCCTGGTCGAGGTCGACGACGACCTACGGATGGACCTCGACGACCTGCGCCGCCGCTGGCGACCGGAGATCAAGGCCATCCTGGTCGTGCACATGCGCGGCTTCGCCGCCGACGTCGCGGCGCTGGCCGCCTTCGCCGCCGAGATGGGCGTACCGCTGATCGAGGACGCGGTGCCCGCCCTCGGGGCCGAGCTGCACGGCCGCAAGCTGGGCACGTTCGGGGTGGCGGGGGCGTTCAGCACCCAATCCGACAAGGCGCTCAACTGCGGCGAGGGCGGATTCCTGGTCACCGACGACAGCACCCTGTTCGGCCGGGCGGTGGCGCTGTCCGGGGCGTACGAGGGGCGGCTGCGGCGGCACTTCCCGGACGGCGATCCACCTGTCGACGGGTTGGAGCTGCCCCTGCTCAGCCTGCGGATGGACGAGATCCGGGCCGCCCTGCTACGCGCCGAGCTGACCCGGCTGCCGGATCGGCTGGCCCTGTTCCACCGCAACTACGCCCAGGTCAGCGGGGCACTGGCCGACGTGGCGGGGATCGCGATCCGCAAGCCGGTCGCGCCCGGGGCGTACCTCGGTGAGGCGTTCGTGTTCCGGGTGCCCGGCGGCGACGCCGGCTGGTTCGCCCGCGCGCTGCGCGCCGAGGGCATCGACGCCCGCAACATCGGTTCGGACGACGACCTCAACGTTCGCGCCTTCTGGAACTGGCGGTTCATGTACGACGACACCGACCCGGCGCGGATCCGCGCCACCCTGCCGCGCACCGCCCGGCTGCTCGCCGAGACGGTCGACGTGCCGCTGTCGTCCAGCCTGACCCCCGACGACTGCGGCGAGCTGATCCGCGCCGTCCGCAAGGTGGCCGCCGCCCTGCCCTCGACCGGGTCGGCCCCCACCGGATCGGCCCCGACAGTGGCCGGAGCGGACCCGGCCGCCCCCGCAGTGACCCGGGCTGAGTCGTCCGACCCGGCCCCGGTCGGGGCGGAGTCGGTGCGCGCATGACCACCGTTCCCACCCGGGACGCGGCCGTCCCCCGGCTTGCCATGGTGGGCATCTTCGGTGGCCTCTTCGCCGGCTACCTGGGGCTCACCGCCGTCATCCCGGTGCTGCCGGCGTTCCTGCGTGACCGGCACGACGCCGGGGACTTCACCGTCGGCCTGGTGGTCACCGTGACGGCGGTGACCGCGCTGCTGGTCCGCCCGGTCGCCGGCGCACTGGCCGACCGGCACGGCCACCGCACGGTGATGCTGGCCGGGGCGCTTGTCGTCGCCGCCGGGGGCCTGCTCTACCTGCTGCCGTTGAGCGTGCCCGCGCTGGTCGCGGTGCGGCTGCTGCTGGGTGCCGGGGAGGCCGCCCTGTTCACCGCAGGTGCGGTGTGGACGGTGGCGCTGGCCCCGCACCACCGGCGCGGTCAACTCATCGGCCTGTACGGGGTGAGCATGTGGGGCGGCATCTCCGCCGGCACGTTCCTCGGCGCCACCCTGCAACAGGTCTCCTTCACCGCGGTCTGGGTGCTCAGCGCCGCCGCGCCGCTGGTCGCCGCCGGGCTGATCGCCATGGTGCCGACCCCGGCCCGGACCGCCCCGACCGGCGGCGGCGGTGGGCTGCTGCTGCGCCCGGCGCTGCTGCCCGGGATCGCGCTGACCTTCGGTGCGGCCGGTTACGCCGGGCTGGCCGCGTTCGTGGTGCTGCACCTCGACACCCGCGACATCGGTCACGGGGTGGTGGTGCTGAGCTGCTTCAGCGCCGTCTACGCCGGCACCCGGCTGGTCATCGGTCACCTGCCCGACCGGCTCGGCCCGCGCCGGGTGGCCGCCTGGTGCGGGGTCGGCGAGGCGGTCGGGCTGGCCGTCATCGCGGTCGCCCCCAACCTGCCGGTCGCGGTCGCCGGCAGCGTGATCATGGGGGTCGGCTTCTCGCTGCTGCACCCGTCGCTGGCGCTGATGGTGATGAACCGGACAGACCCGGCCCGCCAGGGCGCGGCGATCGGCGCGTACACCTCGTTCTGGGATCTGGGGCTCGCGGTGTGGGGGCCGGTCACCGGTCTGGTCGCCGCCGGCTTCGGCTACCCGGCGGTCTTCACCGTCGGCGCGGCCTGCGCCCTGGTCGCGGCCGTGCTGGCGGTACGGATCGGCCGCCCGGTCACCGCACCCACGGAGGTACCCGCCCGATGAGCGACCCGTTGACCGTCCTGTGCGTCACCGGCTGGTGCCGCAACGGCAGCACCATCATCGGCAACGTCCTCAACGAGGTGCCCGGTTTCTTCCACGTCGGTGAGCTGCACTTCCTGTGGAAGAACGCGACCGGTCGGGGGGTCAACGACAGGTGCGGCTGCGGCGAGCCGCTGACCGGCTGCCCGATCTGGTCGACGGTGCTGCCGATCGGCCGCCCCGACGGCACCTCCCCCGACGCGCACGCCGAGGCGGTCATCCGTCGGCAGTGGACCCGGGTGCGGACCAGGCACACCTGGCGGGTGCTGCGGCGCGGCCTGCACGACGACGAGATCCGCGCACACGCCGACCTGATGGGCCGGGTCTACCGGGGCATCGCCGAGCGCACCGGCGCGCGGGTGATCGTGGACACCACGAAGATCCCCGGTGAGGCGGCGCTGCTGTCGCACCTGCCCGGCATCCGGCCGTACTACGTGCACCTGGTCCGGGATCCCCGGGCGGTGGCGCACTCGTGGCGGGAGCCGAAGCAGTACGTCTACGCGATGTCCGCCGCCCGCAGCACCGCCTACTGGCACGGCTTCAACCTGGCCTCCGCCGCGATCACCCGCCGGCACCCGGACCGGTCGATGTTCCTGCGCTACGAGCAGTTCACCGCCGCCCCGGCCGGCACCGTCGACGCGCTGCTGCGGCTCTGCGCCGCCGACCCGGCCGGCAACCCGGTGCGGGGCCGCACGGTGCAGCTGCACCCCAACCACACGGTCACCGGCAACCCGGACCGGTTCCGCACCGGCCCGACCCTGATCCGGGACTCCGACGACGGCTGGCGGCGCACCCTGTCGCCCCGCCGCCGGCTGGCCGCCACCGCGTTGGCCTGGCCGCTGTTCGGCCGCTACGGCTACCGGTCCACCGGCGGATCCAGCACGACCAAGGTCGGCAGCACACCGGACAACGGGAGGTAACGGCGTGGATCTCGGGCTCAAGGGGCGGGTGGCCCTGGTCGCGGGGGGTTCCAGCGGCATCGGGTTGGCCTGTGCGAAGGAGTTCGCCGCCGAGGGCGCCCAGGTGGCGATCTGTGGCCGCGACCCGGAGCGGCTGGCCGCCGCCGAACGCGAGCTGGCGCAGGTGGCGACCGGTCGGGTCAGCGCCACCAGCGTGGACCTCACCGACCCCGACGCGGCCCGCCGCTGGGTCGACGCGGTCGCCGCCGACCTGGGCGGGGTGCACGTGCTGGTGGCCGGCGGCGGCAGCCCACCGGTCGGCACCGCCACCGGTTTCGACGTCGAGGACTACCGGTCCGCCGTGGACCGGGTGCTGCTGCCGGCGGTGGCGCTGGCCACGGCCGCGTTGCCGCACCTGCGGGCCGCCGGCTGGGGGCGGTTGCTCTTCGTCGCCTCCGAGACCGCCTGCGTGCCGATCGGGCCGCTGGTGCTGTCCGGGGTGACCCGGGCGGCCCTGGTCCGCTTCGCCCAGGGCCTCGCCGTCGATGTCGGCCGGGACGGGATCACCGTCAACGTGCTGGCCCCGGGCGGGGTGCGGACCCCGCCGATGGAACGCGCTGCGGCCCGGCTCGCCACCGACGGCGACGTGGAGGCCCGGCTGCGGGCGATGGGGCACCACAGCGCGCTGGGCCGGCTGGCCCGGCCGGACGAGGTGGCCGCGGTGGCCGCCTTCCTGGCCAGCGAGCGGGCCTCGTTCGTCACCGCCGGAGTGCACCTGATCGACGGCGGGGCGGCGGCGACCGGCCCGGAGCTGCCCCACCTGACCGGGGTCCGCAAGGACACCTACGCCTGACCCCCGCCCGGCCCACGCCGGCCCGACGTCTGCCCCTCGCGCACGAAGGAGTGCCCGCATATGTCCACGACCAGCCAGTTCACCGAACGGGACGTCTCCGAGTTCTTCGACCAGACCACCCAGACCTACCTCAGCTTCTGGGACAGCGAGGGGGTGCTGCACACCGGTTACTTCGCCGGAGACGACGACACCGACTACCCGGCGGCGGCGGACCGGACCTCCGACCTGCTCGCCACCGACGCCGGCATCGACGCCTCCTCGACGGTGCTGGACGTCGGCTGCGGCTGCGGCAACTTCCTGCTGCGGCTGGCCGGGCGCACCGGTTGCCGGGGCGAGGGGCTGGACCTGAGCATCGAGCGGGTCCGGTTCGCCCAGGGCAAGCTCGCCGAGCGCGGCGACGGGCTGCCGATCGCCTTCCGGCACGGCTCGGCCACCGCCATGCCGTACGACGACGGCAGCTTCAGCCACGTGGTCAGCCAGGACGCGCTGTTCCTGGTGCCGGACAAGGCGCGCAGCCACGCGGAGATGTTCCGGGTGCTCGCCCCCGGCGGGACGCTGGCCGTCACCGACTTCCTGCAACCCGTCGCCGAGATCGGCGAGGCGGCCCGCCGGCACGTCTACGACCGGGTGCGGTGGAGCAGCGGCTACTCCCTCGACGGCTACCGGGAGGCGTTGATGGCAGCCGGGTTCGAGGTGACCGTCGCCCGCAGTCTGGACGGCCACATCCGGCAGACGTACCGGGTGCTCGGGGAGACCGCCCGGCAGCGGGCCGCCGCCACCGACGACGAGGCGGCCCGGCAGTGGATCCTCGGTTTCGCCGCCTCCTGCGACGAGATCCAGGCCGCGATCGACAGGGGCGAGTTCGGTTGGGGCCTGTTCGTCGCCCGCAAGCCGGCCTGA harbors:
- a CDS encoding LysR family transcriptional regulator ArgP, which gives rise to MPLDPVQLETFQAVVTHGSFDAAARALRVTPSAVSQRIKALEQAVGQVLVRRTRPCVPTAAGTPLVRLGGQVALLEQEALDAARGTLGDGTRTRVAVVVNADSLAGWFLPALTAVPDVLVDLRTDDEAHTAHLLRDGTVMAAVTTERTAVQGCRVLRLGAMRYLAVAAPALHAARFAGRDPAAVLPTATMIRFDRKDDLQHRFARRLTRRDVDPPTHFVPGTASFTQAIRLGLGWGLLPEAVARPDLAAGRLVDLVAGHHLDVPLYWQCWRLESTALAALTAAVRAAAGTALR
- a CDS encoding LysE/ArgO family amino acid transporter: MGSVLAGFGFSLALIVAIGAQNAFVLRQGLRREHVLPVVAICVAADATLMTAGIAGLGAALTATPAVLVAVRWGGVAFLLGYAVLAARRAVRPAALTPLDRPPATLRATLLACLAFTFLNPHVYLDTVVLLGTVAHQDPNRWAFGVGAATASLTWFTGLGLGARRLGPLLARPAAWQVVDGTIAVIMVAVAASVAVG
- a CDS encoding DegT/DnrJ/EryC1/StrS family aminotransferase, giving the protein MNGNDECPAPTRTEIGSHGVELHEQLALRGGAPIRRTPWPTYDKGAVHVCREDEEAAMRAIRSHLYFRYDHRNESETECGQFEAELCRYFGTRHALAVSSGTAALALAIMGAAVPPGALVACPGFTFVATPSAIVLAGCRPFLVEVDDDLRMDLDDLRRRWRPEIKAILVVHMRGFAADVAALAAFAAEMGVPLIEDAVPALGAELHGRKLGTFGVAGAFSTQSDKALNCGEGGFLVTDDSTLFGRAVALSGAYEGRLRRHFPDGDPPVDGLELPLLSLRMDEIRAALLRAELTRLPDRLALFHRNYAQVSGALADVAGIAIRKPVAPGAYLGEAFVFRVPGGDAGWFARALRAEGIDARNIGSDDDLNVRAFWNWRFMYDDTDPARIRATLPRTARLLAETVDVPLSSSLTPDDCGELIRAVRKVAAALPSTGSAPTGSAPTVAGADPAAPAVTRAESSDPAPVGAESVRA
- a CDS encoding DUF6119 family protein; this translates as MRHTQHHLTTGSSTRPGAREDSRRPGNTQPPLFEHPVPAPPPGTYPTTVHRLRVDPTAAGLTRALNRQYLMDSGFPVNTRQVAGAPALLVHGTVPRPRADWCDVLTRLTGREVELGYGSGGGALLLAVDDRAYALTYGTLGRHLIEQTVVDPTFGVSFAVRALLSSEIRQVRRRMVGIAGRVDRSLVPAGQPIRKFGIDKWGEIVGQLCGPTDNPNLTVCRRTGRPTRIEGGDALRIHLAVEPAGLLADLREIDRVCRQESPLADLEFVTQIRPVSPRDPRLPALTAALDARLGESEPAQLGVAVPGDLVADIEAVRSYRIQVPKSGRRSALVTELDLPAVLAHTRRAAEADRWAGLQKGRITLCADTGGTEELLSTPVARWITAEVSVGAGHLLLHEGGWYEIGDRHREFLRQEIAEILSRPSGISLPPWTPDLPDEDAYNRAVADRDPRLVLLDKKLLRTAQHRRGIEACDLLGPHGELIHVKRASGSSPLSHLFAQGAASVDALRYEADAREQFAELVRRQPNGREIGADFRPRKVIYAIALGSGRPVTVGTLFTFAQVALYRAVKALRAEDVDVEVVGIPAA
- a CDS encoding MFS transporter; this translates as MTTVPTRDAAVPRLAMVGIFGGLFAGYLGLTAVIPVLPAFLRDRHDAGDFTVGLVVTVTAVTALLVRPVAGALADRHGHRTVMLAGALVVAAGGLLYLLPLSVPALVAVRLLLGAGEAALFTAGAVWTVALAPHHRRGQLIGLYGVSMWGGISAGTFLGATLQQVSFTAVWVLSAAAPLVAAGLIAMVPTPARTAPTGGGGGLLLRPALLPGIALTFGAAGYAGLAAFVVLHLDTRDIGHGVVVLSCFSAVYAGTRLVIGHLPDRLGPRRVAAWCGVGEAVGLAVIAVAPNLPVAVAGSVIMGVGFSLLHPSLALMVMNRTDPARQGAAIGAYTSFWDLGLAVWGPVTGLVAAGFGYPAVFTVGAACALVAAVLAVRIGRPVTAPTEVPAR
- a CDS encoding M23 family metallopeptidase, whose protein sequence is MTGPLARVLTSACLALATAGVAVLAVAGTTAVVAAPARAAGPRPHFQMPVGCGETWRMATYYGHDDYDIDLTFTGGASNGRPVLASYGGTVTFAGWGSSGGWYVVIEHGGGWRTLYLHMIETPMVAAGQWVSTGQQLGRVGSTGNSTGPHLHYEQVRDGVKTESYFDGVPSGITSDGSPSTGPLYIAGPTSPARNMTSRNCGQPANRQVYESGSHSGWQMLPVNSITGSATASMVVDGNKLLYTVNDGRVYEASSDTGWRNLWTGISGVSNSALAVISVDGVKYVYTVIGGWVHEASSANGWRNLNTGISGVSSNALAAINLNGVKIIYTVVGGTVHEAASNNGWRNLNSGISGVSANALAALTVDGVKYVYTVIGGWVHEASSANGWRNLNTGISGVSTDALAAIAFNGVKIVYTVVGGMVHEAASNAGWRNLNYGVRGTAVSATSISGVKVLYTA
- a CDS encoding N-6 DNA methylase, with product MQETPTMTAAEIARLAGVGRAAVSNWRKRHADFPAPVGGSAASPEFDLGQVEQWLRDQGKLPELDTADRLWRHLAAAGESPAAALVAVGARLLARHRDHPPQDTTAPPAGSQPGTALPAGSLPTALPAAGSLPAALLADVDALADERGAPDAFDELWRRFSGPGPGRPLATPDDLADLMVGLAAAGGGTVLDPAVGSGATLRAAARAGCTAAYGQEIDADLAALAGLWLALRDVPGEVRTGDSLRADAFAGQPVDAVVCHPPFGVANWGDDELGHDPRWIVGTTPRTEPELAWVQHALAHLRVGGHAVLLMPPTVASRRAGKRIRSELLRRGHLRAVIALAPGVAASHGVPLHLWVVRRAATDAPPPPRALLVDAAGGELAETAPRVLAVWRDFDTAPDAEVDQAGFARTVPVIELLDEEVDLTPARRQPAVGGEASGEQLVRTRERLAAVVAELPALMPPAIPAPDGAAGQFLTVGELLRAGALHLVGPVRAGVSEPAPDGPPVLTVGDVLAGAQASGRIDDRYGQQIPLEVGDVVVPVVAQQLTARVVTTAGALLGRNLYLLRPDPGALDPWFLAGQLRTSANEKQASSLSGTLRFDIRRASVRRLGLPEQRAYGEAARRLDDFERALRQAATLGAELVQLTADGLARGAIRPT